The nucleotide window AGCCGGCCGGCGAAGATCCGCGGCGGCAATCCGCTGCTGTTCCCGTTTATCGGCCGGCATTTTGTCGATGGCAGTCCGGGGCAGTGGCGTGACGGACAAGGGACGGTGCATACCCTGTCGCAGCATGGCTTTGCGCGCGACCTTCCTTTCGAGGTCAGCGCCATCGACACGCAGGCGGCCATCACCATGACGCTGCGCGACAGCGAGGCCACGCGCGCCGGCTATCCGTTTGCCTTCGCCTTCGATGTGGTCTACGCCTTGCTGCCCGACGGTATCGAAGTATCGCTGCGCACGACCAACACCGGCACGCAGCGCCTGCCCTGCTATCCCGGCCACCACTTCTATTTCGCCCTGCCGCACACGCAGCGTGGCGCGTCGTCGCTGGCGCTGCCCGACACGGAGCGCAGGCGCCAGCTGCCGGATGGCAGCCCGGGGCCAGCGGAGTCAGGCGAGTCGACCTGCGCGTTGGACGATCCACGGCTGCAAGACACCTTCCACGTGTTCCGCGGCAGCCCGTCGGCGCAACTGGCCATGCCCGGCCGCCATATCCGGTTCGAGCTCGACCTGCCCGGCAGTGCGCCCTGGCATGCCGTAACCACCTGGTCCGAGACCGAGGCCTCCGATTTCTATTGCGTCGAACCGTGGGTGGGCTTGCCCGATGCCATCCACCACGGCCAGGGCTTGCGCTGGATCGAACCCGGGCAGGCGGAAAGCGCGGTGTGCCGGCTGCGTGTATCGGCCTGACCTGACCGGGGCCGCTCAGCGTTCAAAGTCGAGCCCGCCGATCAGGATCTGCGGGTCTGCCTGCGACAGCGAGCGGAAATCGATCCCGCGCGGCTCCTGCCATGCCTGCAGCTTGGACGGCAGCGCCGCCAGGTAGCCGGCAAAGCGCGCCTCGCCGCCCGCCGCGAACAGGCGCTGCACCTCCAGCCCATCCCACGCCAGCGTGATATCGAGCGCATACGGATGGCGCCGCAGCTCCGGCGGGCCGTCTCCGGTCACGCGCAAGCGCGGCGGCTGGCCGGGGCCATCGGCAGGCAGGGGCTGGAGTTGCAAGCGCCGGTGCTGCCGGCCGATCGCATCGGCGATGCGCGGCAGGCACTCGGTTTCAAAGCGGGCGAAGAAGTCGGTGGTCAAGTGGGGGCGTCCTGACGTGGCGGGAGGGGTGACGCCCAAGCTGCAGGCGTCGGTTCGCCAGCCACTATACGCCGCGGCTCGCAGGGCGGGCAGACAGGACAAACGAGACCTATCATTGCCAGCTATGGAGCGCTACAGGAACCTCAGCGGTAATTCCGGCATCGACGCCTACGAACTCGGCCCGGACCATATCCGGGTCCGCTTCGATGATGGCCGCGTCTATACCTACGACTACCAGAGCACCGGCCGCGGCAATGTGGAACAGATGAAGCGCCTCGCGATAGCGGGGCGCGGACTGTGCAGTTTTATCAGCCAGGTGGTCGGCAAGCACTACGCGCACAAGGAGCCGGGGCGCTGAATGCGTCCCATGGTCCACTCGCTTGCGCTCCCCCGGGATCCCGCATAGAATCGCGGGTTCGCGGGCGTCGTATAATGGCTATTACCTTAGCTTCCCAAGCTAAAGACGTGGGTTCGATTCCCATCGCCCGCTCCACTTCCAGTCGAGACAAGCCGCCTTTGCCACCGTTACGGTGATCCGCCCGGCGGCTTTTTTGTTGCCATGCTTCCCCAAGACCCCAGCACCGGGCCGGCCGCCGACGACGCGCCGGCAGACAGCGCCGCCGCACCCGCGCCCGCCCCCTCTCCCGCCGATCCTGAAGGCGTTGCGCATCCGCGCCGGATCCGTTCGTTCGTGCGCCGCGCGGGCCGGACTTCGACCGGGCAGCAGCGCGCCATCGACGAAGTCGGGCCGCGCATGATGGTGCCGTACGCGCCGCAGCCGCTGGACTGGGAGGCGACCTTTGGCCGCCAGGCGCCGTCGATCCTGGAAATCGGCTTCGGCATGGGCGAGACCACCGCGCATATCGCCGGCCTGCGCCCGCAGGACAACTTCCTCGGCTGCGAGGTGCATGAGCCGGGCGTGGGCGCGCTGCTCAAGCTGATCGACGAGCGCGGGCTGTCCAATGTGCGCATCCTGCAGCACGATGCGGTCGAGGTGATCGCGCATATGCTGACCGACAACAGCCTCGACGGCGTGCACATCTACTTTCCGGACCCGTGGCACAAGAAGCGCCACAACAAGCGTCGGCTGGTGCAGCCGCCGCTGGTGAAGGTGCTGGCGGCGCGACTGAAGCCGGGCGGCTATATCCACTGCGCGACCGACTGGGAAGAGTACGCGCACCAGATGGTCGAAGTGCTGTCGGCCGAGCCGCTGCTCGAAAACACCTCGACCGCTGCTGACGGTTTTGCCGAGCGGCCGGACTACCGGCCCGTGACCAAGTTCGAGCGGCGCGGCGTGCGGCTCGGGCACGGCGTATGGGACGTGGTGTTCCGCAAGCGCGCCTGAGCGCGGCGGACGCNNNNNNNNNNNNNNNNNNNNNNNNNNNNNNNNNNNNNNNNNNNNNNNNNNNNNNNNNNNNNNNNNNNNNNNNNNNNNNNNNNNNNNNNNNNNNNNNNNNNCCAAACAAAAAGCGTGGCGGCTGCCACGCTTTTTTGTTGCCCGCGGCCCACCCGCGTCAGGCGTGCCAGGACACCAGGCCGGAGTACGCCGTCACCAGCACCACGATGCCGAAGGCGATGCGGTACCACGCGAACGGCTTGAAGTCGTGCGTCGCGACGAAACGCAGCAGCCAGCGCACGCACAGGAACGCGGACAGGAAGGCGAAGACGAAGCCGACCGCGAAGATGCCGAGGTCGTCGCCGTTCAGCAGCGCGCGCGCCTTGTACAGTTCGTAGACCGTGGCGCCGAAGATCACCGGGATCGCCAGGAAGAACGAGAATTCGGTCGCCACCTGCCGCGACAGTCCGAACAGCATGCCGCCGATGATGGTGGCGCCGGAGCGCGAAGTACCCGGCACCAGCGCGAAGCACTGCGCCAGCCCCACCTTGAGCGCGTCACGCCAGTTCAGGTCGTCGACCGACTCGATGCGCGGCGCGCCGGCCTTGGCCGCTTCCAGCAGCGCGTTGCCCTGCGGGTGCGAGACCGTGCCGCGGCGCGCGTCGCGCCATTCGGCCAGCAGGATCACCACGCCGCCGACGATAAAGGCCAGCGCCACCGAGATCGGGTTGAACAGGTGGGCCTTGATCCATTTGCCGAAGATAAAGGCCAGCACGATCGCCGGCACCGAGGCGATCACCACGTTGGCGGCAAAGCGCTGCGACAGCGGGTCGTCGCGCAGGCCGCGCACCACCTTGCCGATGCGCGCGCGGAACTCCCAGCAGACCGCCAGGATGGCGCCGAACTGGATCACGATCTCGAAGATCTTGCCCTTCTCGTCGTTGAAGTCGAGCAGCTGCCCGGCCAGGATCAGGTGGCCGGTGCTCGAAATGGGAAGAAACTCGGTCAGGCCTTCGACGATGCCGAGGATCACGGCCTTCAGGGCAAGTGCGATTTCCATGCGGAACGAAAGAGACGTAGTCAGGGGCGTTGCCCGGCTTGCGCGCCGGACCGCCCCTATTGTTGTTCGATGCGCCCCCGGTCAGGGGCGGTTGATCTTGACGTTGATGCCGTCAGGCAAAACGGTGATTGTACCGGGCTCCACATGCGTGCCGGCAATGCGCAGCTGGTCTTCGCGGAAGGTATAGAGCGGATAGCCCTGCAGCAGCTGCTCGGCCAGGATGCCGCCCAGCGCGTTGAGCTGGCGCGAGAACTGCGCGGGCATGCCCCGCACGTCGAAGCGCTGCACCTCCGGATCCTGCAGCACCACCGAGCGCGTCGGCTCGTCGTAGCGCAGTCCGCTGTCCAGCGCGAAGCGCCCGCTCAGCGCCTGGCTGAAGAACAGCTTGTTGTCGATGGTGGCGTCGAACTGCACGTTGACGCGGTTGCGCACCGAATCCAGCGTCAGCTGCGGGTTGGTCAGCTGGATGTCGAACAGCTCCATGTAGCGCTTGTTGAACGGGAATTTGCGCTCCAGCGCGGCCTGCAGCTGGCTTTGCGAGAAGGTGTACTCGCTGCGGAAGGCGCCGCAGGCGGCCAGGCCCACGGCCAGCGTGGCCGCGGCGGCAGCGGCGAGCCAGCGCCTTCGGGAAGTGCGGATCATATTGCCTCCGATTGCGGGATATCAGGAACGATTGCCCGGCGTCACGCCGCGCCGGGCCTCTCAGGCGCGCGCTTGCGGCGCGGTCAGGATCTCGAGCCGTGCCAGCCATTGCAGCGCCGCTTCGCGTGAATCGCCGCACATTTCGGCCGACGGCTTCAGGCCGCCGCAGAACGCGGGCCGGTCCGGGCTGCCGAACACCGCGCAGCGCATGTCGGGCAGCAACTGCGCGCACGGCACGCCCGCCGGCTTGCCGCCCGGCATGCCCGGCAGCGGCGAGGCGATCGACGGCGCAATACAGCAGGCGCCGCAACCCGCACGACAGGAAAGGTCTGACCGGCAACTCATAACGATGGTTTCGGGGAGCGGCAGCCGCCCGGCCGCCAGCACAAAGGCGACATTGTGCCCGAAGGGCCGCGGCCGTCCTGTAAGAAAAGGAAAACGCCGTAAGCGCGGCGCCGGAGCGGACAAGATACATGCCCCTTTCATCACATGACGTCGATATGGCTTCGTCGGCTTGCCCTTGGGCCGCCCCGCTCAATGCCTGCGCTTGACCCTCCGTTGGGCCTCATCTACATTACTGACCCACAAGTTATTAATTTTTCAACGCCCCCTCGTGCCCCGCAGTCTTCGCAAACCCGCCGTGACCAAGCCACCCGCCGATCCGCACAAGGACGCCGACAGCCCGCGCTGGAGCCGGCGCAAGGCGGCGCGGCCGCACGAGCTGTTGGCGGCGGCGCTGGAGCTGTTCGTCGAGCGCGGCTATGCCGCGACGCGGCTGGAAGACGTGGCTGCGGCGGCGGGCGTGTCCAAGGGCACGGTCTACCTGTATTTCGCCAACAAGGAAGAGCTGTTCAAGTCGGTGGTGCGCGAGAACCTGGGGCCGGCACTGGCGCGCGGCGCCGACCTGGTCGATGCCTACCAGGGCAGCACGCCGGAATTGCTGCGTGAACTGCTGCGCGGCTGGTGGGGGCTGATCGGTGCCACGCCGGTGGCGGGGCTGACCAAGCTGATCATGGCGGAGTCGGCCAATTTTCCGGACATCGCCCGCTTCTATAACCAGGAAGTGATGGTGCCGGGCGACGAGCTTTTCGCCAAGGTACTGGCGCGCGGCGTCGCGCGCGGCGAGTTTCGCGCGCTGCCGGCCAACCCGACCACCTCGCTGATCTGCGCGCCGCTGGTATTCCTGATGTTGTGGCAGCGCGCGCTGCGCGCGACCGCCGAGAAAGACATCGACCCCGAGGCCTTCCTCGATGGCCTGCTCGACACGCTGCTGTTCGGGCTGACCGCCGGCGAAGCCCGCAACCGGCCGCTGCCGCCGCAGCACGGACCCTATATCTGGGAAGTGATCCGCGACGAGATGCTGGCGCAACGCGCCGCCGCGATCGCCGCCGATGCCGCGCCTGACCCCTCAGCGCCCGCCCCCTCCGCGCCGCGATCCGGCACCCCCACATGAAACGAAAAACCCTGCTGATCGCCGCGGCCTGCCTGGCCCTGGCGCTGAGCGCCACGGTGGCGGTGCGCAAGGCCGGCAGCGCGCGCCAGCCGCAGGCGGCGGAAGCGGCCGCTGCGGCCGCTGCGGCCGCTGCGGCCGCTGCGGCCGCCAATATCGTCGAGTTCCTGCAGACCGACCTGGTGCGCGTGGCGCGCCAGGACCTGCAGTTGTCGCTGCCGCTGTCGGGCAGCCTGCGCCCGCTGAACCAGGCCTCGGTCAAGGCCAAGGTCTCCGGCGAGGTGAAGCAGGTGCTGGTGCGCGAAGGCGAGCCGGTGCGCGCCGGCCAGGTCATCGTACGCATCGACCCCACCGAATACGAAGCCCGGGCCGCGCAGGCGCGCGGGCAGATGCTGGCCGCGCGCGGCCAGTTCGAGAATTCGCGCCAGACCTGGGAACGCAACCGCGAGCTGGTCGCCAAGGGCTTTATTTCGCAGACCGCGTTCGACAAGTACCAGTCCGACCTGGCCGTGGCGCGCGCCAACCTCGACGCCGCCGAGGGCGGGCTGGCGGTGGCGCAGAAGGCGCTGGCCGACACCGTGGTCAAGGCGCCGCTCGACGGCATGGTGGCCGCGCGCGCGGTGCAGCCGGGCGAGAAGGTGTCGCCGGATACGCGCCTGGTCGACGTGGTCGACCTGCGCGTGCTGGAACTGGAAGCGCCGATCCCGATGGCCGACGTGGCGCGCGCCGCGGTGGGCCAGCCGGTGGCGCTGGAAGTGGAAGGCGCCGGCAGCTTCACCGGCAAGCTGGTGCGCATCAACCCGGCCGTCAGCGAGGGCACGCGCAGCATCATGGTCTATATCCGCGTCGACAATGCCGACCAAAAGTTGCGCGCCGGCATGTTCGCGCGCGGCGCGCTGGTGCTGGGCGAGCGCGCCGCGGTGGTGGCGGTGCCGGCCTCGGCGGTGCGCACCGAAGGCGAACGCGCCTTCGTCTACGCCATTGACCGCGACACGCTGGCGGAACGCCCGGTGCAGCTTGGCCTGCGCGATGAAGCCAGCGGCATGGTGGAAATCGTCTCGGGGCTGGATGCCGGCACCGAGATCGTCCGCAACAACCTCGGCACGCTGCGCAGCGGCAGCCAGGTCAGGCGCGTCAAGGCGTAGGGCCCGTCACCATGTGGTTCACCCGCCTGTCGATCCGCAACCCGGTGCTGGCCACCATGATGATGATGGCCTTCATCGTGGTCGGGCTGTTCTCTTACCAGCGGCTGCCGGTCGACCAGTTTCCCGACATCACCTTCCCGGTGGTGGTGGTGCAGACCGAATACCCGGGCGCCGCGCCGGAGTCGGTCGAGTCCGACGTTACGCGCAAGGTCGAGGAGATTGTCAATACCATCTCCGGCATCGACGAGATCTTCTCGCACTCTTACCAGGGCACTTCGGTCGTCGTCATCAAGTTCGACCTGAGCGTCGACGTCGGCCAGGCCGCGCAGGACGTGCGCGACAAGATCGCGCTGATCCGCCCGCAGTTCCGCGACGAGGTCAAGGAACCGCGCGTGCTGCGCTACGACCCGTCGGACGCGCCGATCTTCTACCTGTCGGTCTCCAACGCGCCGGGCGCCAGCCGCAGCCAGCGCGAGCTGACCACCATCGCCGACCAGATCGTGCGCAAGCGGCTGGAGACCGTGCGCGGCGTGGGCGCCATCAATCTCGTCGGCGGTACCAAGCGCGAGGTCGAGATCCGCATCCGCCCGGCGCAGCTGGAGGCGCTGGGGATCGGCGTGGACCAGGTGATGAACGCGATCCGCAACGAGAACCAGGAGTTGCCCGCGGGCGAGCTGCGTTCCTCGGCGACGGAGACCGTGGTGCAGATCAAGGGTCGCGTGCCCACGCCGGATGCGTTCCGGCAGATCATCGTCGCGCGCCGCGCCGGCCAGCCGGTGACGCTGGGCCAGATCGCCGACGTGCGCGACGGCGAGGAAGAACAGGAAAGCCTGGCGCTGCTCGACGGCAAGCGCGCGCTGTTCCTGTCGGTGGTGAAGGCGCAGGGCCAGAACACGGTCGATACCGTCGACGGGCTGGTGCGCATGACCGAGGAGGTGCGCAAGCTGGTTCCCGCCGGGGTCCAGCTCAATGTCGTCAACGATACCGCGCGCGGCATCCGCAGCAGCGTGAAAGAGGTGCGCTCGACGCTGCTCGAAGGCGCCTTCCTGACCGTGGCGATCGTGTTCCTGTTTCTGGGGTCGTGGCGCAGCACCGTGATCACCGGGCTGACGCTGCCGATCGCGCTGATCGGCACCTTCGGCGTGATGTACCTGTGCGGCTTCACGCTCAACGTGATCACGCTGATGGCGCTGTCGCTGTGCGTGGGCCTGCTGATCGACGATGCCATCGTGGTACGCGAGAACATCGTGCGCCACAACCTGATGGGCAAGGACCACCGCAGCGCGGCGCTGGACGGCACCAACGAGATCGGGCTGGCGGTGCTGGCCACCACCTTCTCGATCGTGGCGGTGTTCCTGCCGGTGGGCTTTATGGGCGGCATCATCGGGCGCTTCTTCCACCAGTTCGGCATCACCGTGGTGGCGGCGGTGCTGATCTCGATGTTCGTCTCGTTCACGCTGGACCCGATGCTGTCTTCGGTCTGGCATGACCCGGACCTGCACGGCACCGGCAACAAGCAGAGCTGGTACGGGCGCACGGTGGGCCGGTTGCTCGACTGGTTCTCGGCCAGGATGGACCGGCTCGGCAACGGCTATGCCGGCATGCTGGGCTGGGCGCTGAAGCACCGCCTGGCCACCGCCATCATCGCCGCGGTGACGTTCTTCGGCAGCTTTGCGCTGGTGCCGCTGATCGGCACCGAGTTCGTGCCCAACGCCGACCTGGGCGAGACCCAGGTGGGCTTCACCACGCCGGTCGGCACCTCGCTGGCGGTCACCGAAGCCAAGGTGCGGCAGGTGGAAGCCGCGCTGAAGGCGTTTCCGGAGGTGGCCTACACGTACGCCACCATCAACTCTGGCAATGCATCCGGCCGCAACAACGCGCTGGTGTCGGTGCGCCTGACCGAGCGGCGCGCGCGCAGCTTGTCCACCGCGCAGCTCAACCCGCTGATCCGCGCGCGGCTGGCCGGCATTGCCGGCATCACGCTGACCATGGTCGGCATGCCCGACGGTGCCGGCGGGCAGAAGGCGATCCAGGTATCGATCCAGGGCGACGACCTGGACGAGCTGCGGCGCCTGTCGCGCGAAGCCAGCGCGCGCATGGCGGCAATCCCCGGGCTGACCGACCTGGACTCGAGCATGAAGGACGACCGCCCCACCATCGAGGTGCGCATCCGGCGCGAGCTGGCCTCGGACCTGGGCGTGGGCGTGGCGCAGATCGGCAATGCCTTGCGCCCGCTGCTGGCCGGCGATGCCATCAGTTCCTGGCGCGCGCCGGACGACGAAAACTATGACGTGCGCGTGCGCCTGCCCAGGGACGCGCGCACCGGCATGGCCGACCTGAGCGCGCTGATGATCGCCAGCAGCCACGCCAACGCCGACGGCTCGCCGAAGATGGTGCCGCTGCGCCAGGTTGCCGAGCTGGTGCCGACCACCGGCGCCAACCAGATCAGCCGGCGCGACCTGAACCGCGAAGTCGAGCTGACCGCCAACGTGGCTGGGCGCTCGGCCGGCGAAGTCGCGCGCGACATCAAGGCCGCGCTCGACGGCATGACCTGGCCGGCCGGCTACAAGTACCGCTTCGGCGGCTCGACCAAGTCGATGAACGAGTCGTTCGGCTACGCCGTGTCAGCGCTGGCGCTGGCGGTGATCTTTATCTACATGATCCTGGCGTCGCAGTTCGCCAGCTTCTTCCAGCCGGTCGCCATCATGACCTCGCTGCCGCTGACGCTGGCCGGGGTGTTCGCGGCGCTGCTGCTGTTCGGATCGACCCTGAACATGTTTTCGATCATCGGCTTCATCATGCTGATGGGGCTGGTGACCAAGAATGCGATCTTGCTGGTGGACTTCGCCAACCAGGCGCGCCAGGGCGTGGACGGCCGCGCGCCGCTGTCGCGCGAGGCAGCGCTGGTCGAAGCCGCGCGCGTGCGGCTGCGCCCCATCCTGATGACCACGCTGGCGATGATCTTCGGCATGGTGCCGCTGGCCTTCAGCCTGGGCGAAGGCGCCGAGCAGCGCGCGCCGATGGGACAGACCGTGATCGGCGGGATCATCACCTCGTCGATCCTGACGCTGGTGGTGGTGCCGGTGATCTATACGTACCTTGATGATTTCGGCGCGTGGCTGCGCCGGCTGTGGCAGGGCAAGCCCGCCGCCACGCCGGCCGCGCCCGCGCCGGCCGGGCAACCGGGCCCGGCACAGGCCAGCGCGGAATGAGCCCGCAGGCGTCCGCAAGGTTAAAATAACGGGTTTGATAAGACTGTCCGGCCGTGGCACCGCGCGGCCGGCGCACAGACCGACAGCGGTTGGCATTGGTAAGGAATGGCAAGATGGATCTCGAAAAAGCCCGATTCAACATGATCGAACAGCAAATCCGCCCGTGGGACGTGCTGGACCAGGAAATCCTGGACCTGCTGGCGGTGGTCAAGCGGGAGCAGTTCGTCCCGTCGGCCTACGCCTCGCTGGCGTTCGTCGACATGGAGATTCCGCTGCCCGCCGGGCAGAACATGCTGGCGCCGCGCGTCGAAGCGCGCATCCTGCAGGACCTGGCCGTGCGCAAGCATGAGACCGTGCTGGAAATCGGCGCCGGCTCCGGCTACATGGCCGCGCTGCTGGCCAACCGCGCGCGCCACGTGCTGAGCGTCGACATCGTGCCCGAGCTGGTCGAGCTGGCCCGCACCAACCTGGCCAACGCCGGCGTCACCAACGTCGACGTCGCCGAAGGCAATGCCGCCGACGGCTGGGCCGCCGCCGCGCCCTACGACGTGATCTGCATCTCGGGCTCGCTGCCGGCGATTCCGCCGTCGATCCTGGCGCACGTGAAGGTGGGCGGACGCATCGCCGCCTTCGTCGGCGAACTGCCGGTGATGGAAGCGCGCCTGGTCACGCGCGTGTCCGAGACCGAGTACCAGGTCGTCAACCTGTTCGAGACCGCGGTCAAGCCCCTGCAGGGCGCGGCCCGGCCGTCGCAATTCCAGTTCTGAGGACGCACCACCATGCAGGTCATCCAAGCGACCGAACTGGCCCAGTGGCTGGCCGACGCCAGCCGCGCCAAGCCGGTCCTGCTCGACGTGCGTGAAGGCTGGGAGGTGCAGACCTGCGCCCTGCCCGGCATCACCCACATCCCGATGCGCGACATCCCGGCGCGCGCCGCCGAACTCGACGAAGACGCCGACATCGTCTGCATCTGCCATCACGGCGCACGCAGCATGCAGGTGGCGGCCTACCTGGAGCGCCAGGGCTACGGCAAGGTCTACAACCTGACCGGCGGCGTCGACGCCTGGGCCAGCCAGGTCGACCCCAGCATGCCGAAATACTGAAGCGGCAGGCCAGCGCAGCAACACGAAGAAAAAACGACTGTCGGCCGCGGCACCCGCCGCGCCCACCTGGAGGTGTCATGACGTTTGCGCCCAACGCCCTGCCCGGAGCGATCCGGACGCGCCTGGCGATCGCGGTTTCCCTGCTGGCCCCGCTGTTGGCTGTGATGCCGATGGCGCCGGCAAGCGCGGCCGACCTGCTGCAGGTCTACCGCGATGCGCAAGCCAACGACGCCCAGTTCGCCAGCGCCCGGTCGCAGCTCTTGGCCACGCGCGAGAAGCTGCCGCAGGGCCGCGCCGGCCTGCTGCCGCAGGTGGTGGGCACCGCGGGCGCCAACCGCACCAAGCTCGACCAGACCGCGTCGCTGCCGATCGGCGGCGCGCCCAGCGCCTCGGGCACGCGTTTCTTCAATAACAACAACTGGCAGCTGCAGCTGAGCCAGCCGCTGTTCCGCTGGGACCGCTGGGAAACCTACAAGCAGGGCGAGCTGGCCGCGCTGGCGGGCGAAGTCAGCTTCCACCAGGCCGAGCTCGACCTGATCACGCGTAGCGCGCAGGCATACTTCGACGTGCTGGCGGCGCAGGACAACCTCTACCTGGCGCGCGCGCAGAAGAAGGCCATCGCCGAGCAACTGGAACAGGCCAAGCGCAACTTCGAAGTCGGCACCGCCACCATCGTCGACGCCAACGACGCGCAGGCCCGCTTCGACCTGGCCACCTCGACCGAAATCGCCGCGCAGAGCGACCTGGAGATCAAGCGCGCCACGCTGCAGCAGATCACCGGCAAGCCGGTCGACGAACTGATGGGCCTGCGCCCGGAAGCGCCCATCCCGGGCCCCCAGCCGCCCGACGTCAACGCCTGGGCGGCGCAGGCCGAGACCAGCAACCTGCAGGTCAACCTGGCCAGCTACAACCTGGAAACCGCGCAGCGCGAGACCAACAAGG belongs to Cupriavidus taiwanensis and includes:
- the trmB gene encoding tRNA (guanosine(46)-N7)-methyltransferase TrmB codes for the protein MLPQDPSTGPAADDAPADSAAAPAPAPSPADPEGVAHPRRIRSFVRRAGRTSTGQQRAIDEVGPRMMVPYAPQPLDWEATFGRQAPSILEIGFGMGETTAHIAGLRPQDNFLGCEVHEPGVGALLKLIDERGLSNVRILQHDAVEVIAHMLTDNSLDGVHIYFPDPWHKKRHNKRRLVQPPLVKVLAARLKPGGYIHCATDWEEYAHQMVEVLSAEPLLENTSTAADGFAERPDYRPVTKFERRGVRLGHGVWDVVFRKRA
- a CDS encoding efflux RND transporter permease subunit, translating into MWFTRLSIRNPVLATMMMMAFIVVGLFSYQRLPVDQFPDITFPVVVVQTEYPGAAPESVESDVTRKVEEIVNTISGIDEIFSHSYQGTSVVVIKFDLSVDVGQAAQDVRDKIALIRPQFRDEVKEPRVLRYDPSDAPIFYLSVSNAPGASRSQRELTTIADQIVRKRLETVRGVGAINLVGGTKREVEIRIRPAQLEALGIGVDQVMNAIRNENQELPAGELRSSATETVVQIKGRVPTPDAFRQIIVARRAGQPVTLGQIADVRDGEEEQESLALLDGKRALFLSVVKAQGQNTVDTVDGLVRMTEEVRKLVPAGVQLNVVNDTARGIRSSVKEVRSTLLEGAFLTVAIVFLFLGSWRSTVITGLTLPIALIGTFGVMYLCGFTLNVITLMALSLCVGLLIDDAIVVRENIVRHNLMGKDHRSAALDGTNEIGLAVLATTFSIVAVFLPVGFMGGIIGRFFHQFGITVVAAVLISMFVSFTLDPMLSSVWHDPDLHGTGNKQSWYGRTVGRLLDWFSARMDRLGNGYAGMLGWALKHRLATAIIAAVTFFGSFALVPLIGTEFVPNADLGETQVGFTTPVGTSLAVTEAKVRQVEAALKAFPEVAYTYATINSGNASGRNNALVSVRLTERRARSLSTAQLNPLIRARLAGIAGITLTMVGMPDGAGGQKAIQVSIQGDDLDELRRLSREASARMAAIPGLTDLDSSMKDDRPTIEVRIRRELASDLGVGVAQIGNALRPLLAGDAISSWRAPDDENYDVRVRLPRDARTGMADLSALMIASSHANADGSPKMVPLRQVAELVPTTGANQISRRDLNREVELTANVAGRSAGEVARDIKAALDGMTWPAGYKYRFGGSTKSMNESFGYAVSALALAVIFIYMILASQFASFFQPVAIMTSLPLTLAGVFAALLLFGSTLNMFSIIGFIMLMGLVTKNAILLVDFANQARQGVDGRAPLSREAALVEAARVRLRPILMTTLAMIFGMVPLAFSLGEGAEQRAPMGQTVIGGIITSSILTLVVVPVIYTYLDDFGAWLRRLWQGKPAATPAAPAPAGQPGPAQASAE
- a CDS encoding DUF1439 domain-containing protein, with the translated sequence MIRTSRRRWLAAAAAATLAVGLAACGAFRSEYTFSQSQLQAALERKFPFNKRYMELFDIQLTNPQLTLDSVRNRVNVQFDATIDNKLFFSQALSGRFALDSGLRYDEPTRSVVLQDPEVQRFDVRGMPAQFSRQLNALGGILAEQLLQGYPLYTFREDQLRIAGTHVEPGTITVLPDGINVKINRP
- a CDS encoding DUF5594 family protein, with translation MTTDFFARFETECLPRIADAIGRQHRRLQLQPLPADGPGQPPRLRVTGDGPPELRRHPYALDITLAWDGLEVQRLFAAGGEARFAGYLAALPSKLQAWQEPRGIDFRSLSQADPQILIGGLDFER
- a CDS encoding undecaprenyl-diphosphate phosphatase is translated as MEIALALKAVILGIVEGLTEFLPISSTGHLILAGQLLDFNDEKGKIFEIVIQFGAILAVCWEFRARIGKVVRGLRDDPLSQRFAANVVIASVPAIVLAFIFGKWIKAHLFNPISVALAFIVGGVVILLAEWRDARRGTVSHPQGNALLEAAKAGAPRIESVDDLNWRDALKVGLAQCFALVPGTSRSGATIIGGMLFGLSRQVATEFSFFLAIPVIFGATVYELYKARALLNGDDLGIFAVGFVFAFLSAFLCVRWLLRFVATHDFKPFAWYRIAFGIVVLVTAYSGLVSWHA
- a CDS encoding YkgJ family cysteine cluster protein, which codes for MSCRSDLSCRAGCGACCIAPSIASPLPGMPGGKPAGVPCAQLLPDMRCAVFGSPDRPAFCGGLKPSAEMCGDSREAALQWLARLEILTAPQARA
- a CDS encoding aldose epimerase family protein, whose translation is MHNLPTEDFQGHPLVRIGQGDSYLLLAPQYGARLVRWVHRGQDILYWPDAADWSRPAKIRGGNPLLFPFIGRHFVDGSPGQWRDGQGTVHTLSQHGFARDLPFEVSAIDTQAAITMTLRDSEATRAGYPFAFAFDVVYALLPDGIEVSLRTTNTGTQRLPCYPGHHFYFALPHTQRGASSLALPDTERRRQLPDGSPGPAESGESTCALDDPRLQDTFHVFRGSPSAQLAMPGRHIRFELDLPGSAPWHAVTTWSETEASDFYCVEPWVGLPDAIHHGQGLRWIEPGQAESAVCRLRVSA
- a CDS encoding TetR/AcrR family transcriptional regulator is translated as MPRSLRKPAVTKPPADPHKDADSPRWSRRKAARPHELLAAALELFVERGYAATRLEDVAAAAGVSKGTVYLYFANKEELFKSVVRENLGPALARGADLVDAYQGSTPELLRELLRGWWGLIGATPVAGLTKLIMAESANFPDIARFYNQEVMVPGDELFAKVLARGVARGEFRALPANPTTSLICAPLVFLMLWQRALRATAEKDIDPEAFLDGLLDTLLFGLTAGEARNRPLPPQHGPYIWEVIRDEMLAQRAAAIAADAAPDPSAPAPSAPRSGTPT
- a CDS encoding protein-L-isoaspartate O-methyltransferase family protein, whose product is MDLEKARFNMIEQQIRPWDVLDQEILDLLAVVKREQFVPSAYASLAFVDMEIPLPAGQNMLAPRVEARILQDLAVRKHETVLEIGAGSGYMAALLANRARHVLSVDIVPELVELARTNLANAGVTNVDVAEGNAADGWAAAAPYDVICISGSLPAIPPSILAHVKVGGRIAAFVGELPVMEARLVTRVSETEYQVVNLFETAVKPLQGAARPSQFQF
- a CDS encoding efflux RND transporter periplasmic adaptor subunit codes for the protein MKRKTLLIAAACLALALSATVAVRKAGSARQPQAAEAAAAAAAAAAAAAAANIVEFLQTDLVRVARQDLQLSLPLSGSLRPLNQASVKAKVSGEVKQVLVREGEPVRAGQVIVRIDPTEYEARAAQARGQMLAARGQFENSRQTWERNRELVAKGFISQTAFDKYQSDLAVARANLDAAEGGLAVAQKALADTVVKAPLDGMVAARAVQPGEKVSPDTRLVDVVDLRVLELEAPIPMADVARAAVGQPVALEVEGAGSFTGKLVRINPAVSEGTRSIMVYIRVDNADQKLRAGMFARGALVLGERAAVVAVPASAVRTEGERAFVYAIDRDTLAERPVQLGLRDEASGMVEIVSGLDAGTEIVRNNLGTLRSGSQVRRVKA